The following coding sequences are from one Pigmentibacter sp. JX0631 window:
- a CDS encoding isoprenyl transferase, whose translation MNKYCEQWDLNPLKLPQHIGIVMDGNGRWATKRHLPRIAGHRKGVERVQEITEFCGNIGIQALTLFAFSDENWRRPEEEVGGIMGLLRWYIRKEHARIKENNVQFRVIGDRRKLSLDIIELIENLEHDTKHNNGMHLCVALSYGARGEILRAVRKLVEKVNHNELYPNDIDENIFEDCLDTQGLPQLDMFIRTSGEMRVSNFLLWQLAYAELFFNDSFWPDFDTKKLVDLLKQFTLRERRFGMTSEQLKKNETAVFLKR comes from the coding sequence ATGAATAAATATTGTGAGCAATGGGATCTAAACCCACTTAAACTACCACAGCATATTGGCATTGTTATGGATGGTAATGGGAGATGGGCAACAAAAAGACATCTACCAAGAATTGCTGGTCATCGTAAAGGTGTAGAACGAGTTCAAGAAATAACTGAGTTTTGTGGAAATATTGGCATTCAGGCTTTAACACTATTTGCATTTTCAGATGAAAATTGGCGTCGCCCAGAAGAAGAAGTAGGCGGAATTATGGGATTATTACGCTGGTATATTAGAAAAGAACATGCGAGAATCAAAGAAAATAATGTCCAATTTAGAGTTATTGGAGACCGCAGGAAACTATCCCTAGACATTATAGAACTCATTGAAAACTTAGAACATGACACCAAACACAATAATGGTATGCATTTGTGCGTTGCATTAAGCTATGGAGCAAGAGGTGAAATTCTAAGAGCTGTTCGAAAATTAGTAGAGAAGGTAAATCATAATGAACTTTATCCTAATGATATTGATGAAAATATATTTGAAGATTGCCTTGATACACAAGGGCTGCCTCAATTAGATATGTTTATTAGAACAAGCGGAGAAATGCGGGTTAGTAACTTTTTATTGTGGCAATTGGCTTATGCAGAATTATTTTTTAACGACTCATTTTGGCCAGATTTTGATACAAAAAAACTAGTAGATTTACTAAAACAATTTACACTAAGAGAACGGCGTTTTGGTATGACTTCTGAGCAATTAAAAAAAAATGAAACTGCGGTCTTTTTAAAGAGGTAA
- the rseP gene encoding RIP metalloprotease RseP has product MDILHSILSNTIIAFIILISIVVFVHELGHFLAGKAFGIEVEEFSIGFGPKAFSFKKGATEYRINWLPLGGYVRFYGSDIEQIIPPEKKEKSFLYAKVHKRAIVSFAGPFANFILSFIVMTFIYLYGVPYKPTVINVLPNSVAEKSGLQTGDKILSIDQKNIESWSDLSTKISTSPEKMLSLEIEANGIKKNINIKPNKEEVETTLGNKQISGRIGITPIFNSSNIIVFPSSFFAQIGLQTGDKVTKIDDKEIKFQYEVISYLKNNLKADSEYLLAKNIIQNKFLDNNFNLTVIRNNSEKNISVNFNQPTLKVWATNIIKSNRPEINESWQYRFLSADQTISEFSAKGKEDILFPAQSAWQKCGLKEGQTIYSIVGQGKIISLLQVYSWMDSATKGIPPANNKNINVKMSVLEKNGTLSTLNCEIPLRYGYDHLNRATLYLDFPIKFYSQSITFPNEISKANNLYSALEKGFNSVLNQIQMTYSAIKMLFTGSIPLSNLGGPIAIANVAGEAAKGGLIIFLMTMAFISTNIGMMNLLPLPALDGGHLFLNLVEAAYGKSLPKNIQITVQRIGIFILLTLFVIVFYNDILRLIRFH; this is encoded by the coding sequence ATGGACATTTTACATTCAATACTTTCAAATACAATAATAGCTTTCATAATTTTAATAAGCATAGTTGTATTCGTCCATGAATTGGGTCACTTTTTAGCAGGAAAAGCATTTGGGATAGAAGTAGAAGAGTTTAGTATAGGGTTTGGGCCAAAGGCTTTTTCATTCAAAAAAGGAGCTACTGAATACAGAATTAATTGGTTACCTTTAGGAGGATATGTTCGGTTTTATGGTTCGGATATAGAACAAATTATTCCACCAGAAAAAAAAGAAAAATCTTTTCTATACGCTAAAGTTCACAAAAGAGCTATTGTTTCTTTCGCAGGTCCTTTTGCCAATTTTATATTAAGCTTTATTGTTATGACTTTTATTTATTTGTATGGTGTTCCTTATAAACCAACTGTCATAAACGTACTTCCAAATTCAGTTGCTGAAAAGAGTGGATTACAAACTGGCGATAAAATTCTTTCTATTGATCAAAAGAATATTGAGAGTTGGTCGGATCTATCTACAAAAATAAGTACCTCTCCTGAAAAAATGTTATCACTAGAAATTGAAGCAAATGGTATTAAAAAAAATATCAATATAAAACCGAATAAAGAAGAAGTTGAAACCACTTTAGGTAACAAACAAATTTCAGGAAGAATTGGTATAACTCCTATTTTTAATTCTTCGAATATAATTGTTTTTCCTTCAAGTTTTTTTGCTCAAATTGGATTACAAACCGGTGATAAAGTAACAAAGATTGACGATAAAGAAATAAAATTTCAATATGAAGTAATATCCTATTTAAAAAACAATTTAAAAGCAGATTCTGAATATCTGTTAGCAAAAAATATTATTCAGAACAAGTTTTTAGACAATAATTTTAACCTTACTGTAATTAGAAATAATTCAGAAAAAAATATTTCAGTTAACTTCAATCAACCAACTTTAAAAGTATGGGCGACGAATATCATTAAAAGTAATCGTCCCGAAATTAATGAAAGTTGGCAATATCGCTTTCTATCAGCAGATCAAACAATATCAGAATTTTCTGCGAAAGGAAAAGAAGATATTCTTTTTCCTGCCCAGTCTGCTTGGCAAAAATGCGGTCTGAAAGAAGGTCAAACTATTTATTCTATTGTTGGTCAAGGAAAAATTATTTCGCTTTTACAGGTTTATTCTTGGATGGATAGTGCAACAAAAGGAATTCCTCCAGCAAATAATAAAAATATTAATGTGAAAATGAGTGTATTAGAAAAAAATGGTACTTTATCTACTTTGAATTGTGAAATTCCTTTACGCTATGGATATGATCATTTAAATAGAGCCACTTTATATCTTGATTTTCCAATCAAATTTTATTCCCAAAGTATCACATTCCCAAATGAAATTTCCAAAGCAAATAATTTATATTCTGCTTTGGAAAAAGGATTTAATTCTGTATTGAATCAAATTCAAATGACTTACAGCGCCATAAAGATGCTCTTTACAGGGTCAATTCCCCTATCCAATTTAGGGGGGCCTATTGCTATAGCTAATGTAGCTGGAGAAGCTGCAAAAGGTGGTTTAATTATTTTTCTAATGACTATGGCTTTTATTAGCACAAATATAGGTATGATGAACTTATTACCACTTCCTGCCTTAGATGGAGGCCATTTATTTTTAAATTTAGTAGAAGCTGCATATGGTAAATCTCTACCTAAAAATATCCAAATTACAGTTCAAAGAATTGGTATATTTATTCTTTTAACTTTATTTGTTATAGTATTTTATAATGATATATTAAGACTTATTCGTTTTCATTAA
- the pssA gene encoding CDP-diacylglycerol--serine O-phosphatidyltransferase yields MNSELQQDNNLKDDNVTHIIDRRKKVKSSIYLLPNLITSASLFFGLLAIKYSIDGRISGNAQEFVFAAYAILAAGLCDGLDGSVARLTHTQSSFGVQLDSLCDLVSFGIAPAVVIYNYALNDFYRLGFCVAFIFAACGALRLARFNVQSAMGKTSGNFTGIPIPMAAAPLAVFIMAQNELATWNLNDHSAWEVSLAQILINPDVRNITLLIIMFFLALGMISTFEYLSHKAMRLPKKRPFRVLAAVLIICAIIFILQFIVSLALFLIIYCFHGPVLWIFTRKDKAAEEEELFEAGHNSE; encoded by the coding sequence ATGAACTCTGAGTTACAGCAAGATAACAATTTAAAAGACGATAATGTAACACACATTATCGATAGAAGAAAAAAAGTTAAATCAAGTATTTATCTATTACCTAACCTAATTACATCTGCTTCGCTTTTTTTTGGATTGCTTGCAATCAAGTATTCAATTGATGGAAGAATCAGTGGCAATGCACAAGAATTTGTTTTTGCTGCTTATGCTATTTTAGCCGCTGGTCTTTGCGATGGATTAGACGGAAGTGTAGCTCGCTTAACTCATACGCAAAGTTCTTTTGGTGTCCAACTAGATTCTCTCTGCGATTTAGTTTCTTTTGGAATAGCGCCCGCTGTCGTTATTTACAATTACGCTTTAAATGATTTTTACCGTTTAGGCTTTTGTGTCGCATTCATATTTGCTGCCTGTGGTGCTTTGCGTTTAGCACGATTTAATGTCCAAAGCGCTATGGGAAAAACGAGCGGAAATTTCACTGGAATTCCCATTCCTATGGCAGCAGCACCGCTGGCTGTATTTATCATGGCACAAAATGAATTAGCTACTTGGAATTTAAATGATCATTCAGCATGGGAAGTATCACTTGCACAAATTCTGATAAATCCGGATGTTAGAAATATTACTCTCCTCATTATTATGTTTTTTCTAGCTCTAGGTATGATTTCAACTTTTGAATATTTAAGCCATAAAGCAATGCGCCTACCGAAAAAAAGGCCATTTCGAGTTTTAGCTGCAGTTTTAATCATTTGCGCAATAATTTTTATATTGCAATTTATTGTTTCCCTAGCGCTCTTTTTAATAATATATTGCTTTCATGGTCCTGTTTTATGGATTTTCACTCGGAAAGATAAAGCAGCTGAAGAAGAAGAACTTTTTGAGGCAGGACACAACTCAGAATAA
- a CDS encoding aspartate-semialdehyde dehydrogenase, translating into MLELTIGIVGSTGVVGQTALEILHDDFPGFKVKNLKLYASKSSAGKKVSFKNKKITIEEITLTSILECDAVLFASDATISAEYIPKLAEKGILCIDKSSAFRTHPNVPLVVPEVNGELLNKNFLKKFPVVASPNCCTIPLVMVLKPILENFGIKKVILSTYQSVSGAGKPGIDTLLEESKNFFNQQDLTSTSSNIFPKSIAFNVFPYVAGILENGDTDEESKIIAETRKILANENFPISATSVRVPTLVGHGESVTLELEKSFEISEIKEKLQKFPGLLVIDGTAIHDDELQQYGQFVTPRECHGKDEVFVSRIRKVSVFENGLSLWLVSDNLRKGAALNAIQVINTCAINGTIQAILNK; encoded by the coding sequence ATGCTAGAACTAACGATAGGAATTGTTGGCTCCACAGGAGTGGTAGGCCAAACAGCTCTTGAAATTTTACATGATGATTTTCCTGGTTTTAAAGTAAAAAATTTAAAACTATATGCTTCAAAGTCCTCTGCTGGGAAAAAAGTTTCTTTTAAAAATAAGAAAATTACTATCGAAGAAATAACGTTAACTTCTATTTTGGAATGTGATGCAGTTTTATTTGCTTCTGATGCTACTATTTCAGCTGAATACATTCCAAAATTAGCAGAAAAAGGAATATTATGTATTGATAAATCTTCAGCTTTCAGAACACATCCTAATGTTCCTTTAGTTGTTCCAGAAGTAAATGGTGAATTGTTAAACAAAAATTTTCTGAAAAAATTTCCAGTAGTTGCAAGTCCTAATTGTTGCACAATTCCTTTGGTGATGGTGCTAAAACCTATCCTTGAAAATTTTGGCATAAAAAAGGTAATTTTATCGACATATCAAAGCGTATCTGGAGCAGGAAAACCAGGCATTGATACTCTTTTGGAAGAATCCAAAAACTTTTTTAATCAACAAGATCTAACAAGTACCTCTTCAAATATTTTTCCAAAATCTATAGCTTTTAATGTATTTCCTTATGTTGCAGGTATTTTAGAAAATGGAGATACAGACGAAGAATCAAAAATAATTGCAGAAACACGAAAAATTCTTGCTAATGAAAACTTTCCTATCTCTGCAACTAGCGTCAGAGTCCCTACTCTAGTTGGACATGGTGAATCCGTTACCTTAGAATTAGAAAAATCTTTTGAAATATCTGAAATTAAAGAAAAGTTGCAAAAATTTCCCGGCTTATTAGTAATAGATGGAACTGCTATTCATGATGATGAATTGCAACAATATGGCCAATTTGTCACACCTCGTGAATGCCATGGAAAAGATGAAGTCTTTGTGAGTCGTATAAGAAAAGTCAGCGTTTTTGAGAACGGTCTCTCTTTGTGGTTAGTAAGTGACAATCTCCGTAAAGGTGCTGCATTAAATGCAATTCAAGTTATTAATACTTGTGCTATAAATGGAACGATTCAAGCTATTTTAAATAAGTAA
- a CDS encoding YceI family protein gives MRSIDLSKLLVLTSLIVTPINVLANSTNTKTETVIAAAEVAKDYSIDPDHSKVSFEVAHLVISSVTGEFKKFKGNFKFNPEDFSQTQLEATAEINSIDTSVKKRDDHLKSPDFFDAKKFPVMTFKSTGAKKTGDKTFELTGDMTIKGTSKPVTFKVTHNGQIKDKTKVLQAFKAVAEINRKDFGVNFQAVVEAGPVVGDTVTINIACEGTRKP, from the coding sequence ATGCGTTCTATCGATCTCTCTAAGTTACTAGTGTTAACTTCTCTTATAGTTACCCCAATAAACGTTTTAGCCAACAGTACAAATACTAAAACAGAAACTGTAATAGCTGCGGCAGAAGTAGCTAAAGACTATTCGATAGATCCTGATCATTCGAAAGTCTCATTTGAAGTTGCCCACTTAGTTATTAGTTCAGTTACTGGTGAATTTAAAAAATTTAAAGGAAATTTTAAATTTAATCCTGAAGATTTTTCTCAAACTCAATTAGAGGCAACTGCAGAAATAAATTCAATAGATACTTCTGTGAAAAAAAGAGATGATCATTTAAAAAGCCCTGATTTTTTTGATGCAAAAAAATTTCCTGTAATGACTTTCAAATCAACAGGAGCCAAAAAAACTGGTGATAAAACATTTGAATTAACAGGTGATATGACTATAAAAGGAACATCTAAACCTGTTACTTTTAAAGTTACACATAATGGTCAAATAAAAGATAAAACAAAAGTTCTTCAAGCGTTTAAAGCTGTAGCTGAAATCAATCGAAAAGATTTTGGAGTTAATTTTCAAGCTGTCGTTGAAGCTGGACCAGTTGTCGGAGATACTGTTACTATAAATATTGCCTGTGAAGGGACTCGTAAACCATAA
- a CDS encoding DUF692 domain-containing protein: MNEKNIIIEHKDGIFGAGLRAAHYSFWHQMSNLPVLEVMADNYMTLEGGPALYHLDKIRERTKTVMHGVGLNIANAFSIDREYCYNLKKLSDRLNPLVISDHLCFSASPTHNSFDLLPIPFNEETEKLLVNNIHIVQDILQRQLCLENISSYVSYNNNDFTEIEFLNSLCKKTGCGILLDINNIYVSAKNHKFSAITELKKVNPNYVKQYHLAGHSAMDDFLFDTHDNLVCSEVWSLMQSALNFIGKRPVIIERDDEQAPFSEIINEINIGNSLI, encoded by the coding sequence GTGAATGAAAAAAATATAATTATAGAACACAAAGATGGAATTTTTGGGGCAGGCCTACGTGCTGCCCATTATTCATTTTGGCACCAAATGTCAAACCTTCCAGTTCTTGAAGTGATGGCTGATAACTACATGACGTTAGAAGGGGGGCCTGCTCTTTATCACTTGGATAAAATAAGGGAACGGACAAAAACAGTTATGCATGGTGTTGGTTTAAATATTGCAAATGCGTTTAGTATTGATAGAGAATACTGCTACAATTTAAAAAAATTAAGCGACAGACTCAATCCGCTAGTTATTTCAGATCATCTTTGCTTCTCAGCTTCTCCAACGCACAATAGTTTTGATTTACTTCCTATTCCTTTTAATGAAGAGACAGAAAAACTTTTAGTAAATAACATTCATATCGTTCAAGATATTCTTCAGAGACAGCTTTGTTTAGAAAATATATCTTCTTATGTATCTTATAATAATAACGATTTTACTGAAATAGAATTTTTAAATTCACTATGTAAAAAAACTGGTTGTGGTATTTTATTAGACATTAATAACATTTATGTCTCAGCAAAAAATCATAAATTTAGTGCCATAACAGAATTAAAAAAAGTCAATCCAAATTATGTCAAACAGTACCATTTAGCAGGTCACTCAGCTATGGATGATTTTTTGTTTGATACGCATGACAATTTAGTATGCTCTGAAGTTTGGTCGTTAATGCAGTCAGCTCTAAATTTCATTGGTAAAAGACCTGTTATTATTGAACGTGATGATGAACAAGCACCTTTTTCTGAAATAATAAATGAAATCAATATTGGAAATTCATTAATATGA